A window of the Eulemur rufifrons isolate Redbay chromosome 6, OSU_ERuf_1, whole genome shotgun sequence genome harbors these coding sequences:
- the LOC138384450 gene encoding olfactory receptor 1165-like translates to MILDEGNQSSVTTFILLSFSEYPHLQAPLFLLFLAIYTVTLVGNVGIIVVIRINPKLHTPMYFFLGHLSILDICYSSVFTPKLLETLVVEDRTISFRGCMAQFFFVCAFVITEMFMLAVMAYDRFVAVCNPLLYTVAMSRKLCALLVAGTYLWGGLCSLTLTYSLLELSYCGPNIINHFGCEYSAILSLACSDPTFSQMACLVISTFNEACSLLVILASYVLIVVTIIQMPSTGGLRKAFSTCASHLTAITIFHGIILLLYCVPNSNSSWLLVKVATVCFTVVIPMLNPLIYSLRNKDVKETVRTVINARLYSHS, encoded by the coding sequence ATGATACTGGATGAAGGAAACCAGAGCTCTGTGACCACATTCATCCTGTTGAGTTTCTCAGAATATCCACACCTCCAGGCACCCCTCTTCCTGCTGTTCTTGGCCATATACACAGTCACTCTGGTGGGGAATGTGGGCATAATTGTGGTCATAAGAATCAATCCCAAACTTCACACACCCATGTACTTTTTCCTGGGACATCTATCCATTTTGGATATTTGTTATTCCAGTGTATTTACACCCAAACTGTTGGAGACCTTGGTAGTGGAAGACAGAACTATATCCTTCAGAGGATGCATGGcacagtttttctttgtttgtgcATTTGTGATCACAGAGATGTTCATGTTAGCggtgatggcctatgaccggttTGTGGCTGTGTGTAACCCCCTGCTCTACACAGTTGCCATGTCTCGCAAGCTCTGTGCactcctggtagctgggacttacTTATGGGGTGGACTCTGTTCTCTGACACTCACGTATTCTCTTTTGGAACTTTCCTACTGTGGACCTAACATCATAAATCACTTTGGCTGTGAGTACTCTGCCATCCTCTCTTTGGCCTGTTCTGATCCCACCTTCAGCCAGATGGCCTGTCTGGTCATTTCTACATTCAATGAGGCTTGTAGCCTCCTGGTCATCCTTGCCTCCTATGTCTTAATAGTTGTCACTATCATCCAGATGCCTTCTACAGGTGGACTGAGgaaggccttctccacctgtgcctCCCACCTGACTGCCATCACCATTTTCCATGGGATCATCCTCCTCCTCTACTGTGTGCCCAACTCCAATAGCTCATGGCTCCTGGTCAAGGTGGCCACTGTGTGTTTTACAGTTGTGATCCCCATGCTGAATCCCCTTATCTACAGCCTTAGGAACAAAGATGTGAAGGAGACAGTCAGGACCGTAATCAATGCCAGACTATATTCTCACTCATAA